Proteins from a genomic interval of Desulfocurvibacter africanus subsp. africanus DSM 2603:
- a CDS encoding M48 family metallopeptidase yields MARYAMDMNPSFAFPRTLVMILALAATLAAILAACAEAPYTGRQQLMLVGDDQASEMGNQAAQEVLTKEPVVTGTPQAQMVQRVGQRIAAVTESQYKWQFHLVGKDVPNAFALPGGHVFVYEGLFKYARTEPQLAAVIGHEIAHVLARHGSERMSVAAATQLGTGIAGSTLGLSPTVMEAFGIAANYGVVMPYSRTQESESDRIGIILMAKAGYPPEASIELWQNMMQAPGDKPPAFLSTHPSDQQRIANIRKHLAEAQKYYQPAR; encoded by the coding sequence GTGGCGCGCTATGCAATGGACATGAACCCGAGCTTTGCTTTCCCGCGCACACTGGTAATGATTCTGGCCTTGGCCGCGACGCTGGCCGCGATCCTGGCAGCCTGCGCCGAGGCTCCCTACACCGGCCGCCAGCAGCTCATGCTGGTGGGCGACGACCAGGCCAGCGAAATGGGCAACCAGGCCGCCCAGGAAGTGCTGACCAAGGAGCCTGTCGTCACCGGCACGCCCCAGGCGCAGATGGTCCAGCGCGTGGGCCAGCGCATCGCTGCCGTGACCGAGAGCCAGTACAAATGGCAGTTCCACCTGGTAGGCAAGGACGTGCCCAACGCCTTCGCCCTGCCCGGCGGCCACGTGTTCGTCTATGAGGGACTGTTCAAGTACGCGCGCACCGAGCCCCAGCTTGCCGCGGTTATCGGTCACGAGATCGCCCACGTGCTGGCCAGGCACGGCTCGGAACGCATGAGCGTCGCCGCGGCCACCCAGCTCGGCACCGGCATTGCCGGATCAACCTTGGGCCTGTCGCCCACGGTCATGGAAGCTTTCGGCATCGCGGCCAACTATGGCGTGGTCATGCCCTACTCGCGCACTCAGGAGAGCGAGTCCGATCGTATCGGCATCATTCTCATGGCCAAGGCCGGCTACCCGCCCGAGGCCTCCATCGAGCTGTGGCAGAACATGATGCAGGCCCCCGGCGACAAGCCGCCTGCCTTCCTGTCCACGCACCCCTCGGACCAGCAGCGCATCGCGAACATTCGCAAGCATCTGGCCGAAGCCCAGAAGTACTACCAGCCGGCGCGCTAG
- a CDS encoding PKD domain-containing protein, which produces MNAFFAIVAALLILLAQPFQAQALEPEKEPPNPEFAHIMERIRNGDLEPGLVPLPVTIKQKPMTPMGLQILRANLPASFDLRNTGRITAIRDQGSCGACWSFATMASIESALMPGESLDFSEDNLKNNHGFDLGPCAGGNHMMSTAYLARGAGPVLESDDPYETGSTTSQTIAARKWLRNMAYLPARTGSLDNEFLKQAVMDHGGVYTSHYTSTSTSHYKSSTAAHYYSGTTPANHAVVIVGWDDNYPAANFPSPPPGNGAFIIKNSWGTSFGEKGYFYVSYYDSKLGYDGSAYSFGFGQAGAYSQIYQYDTLGWTSTYGSGSSPSYGNVFPVQGSTEQDIFAVSTYAAAPATSYTIRVYKNPASGSPVNASGPVAEVSGTSAESGYFTVDLPTPVRVSPGEKFSVVVKVSTTSGTTYLVPVEAAQSNYSSKATSASGRSYMSGNGTSWTDMGQNGRDVCVKAFARAAGSAPADPDSDGDGLDDAWERQYFGDLAQTGAGDYEQDGLSNLKEYELGTNPAKADTDGDGMPDGWEVTYSLNPKSNDAAADSDGDGLTNLQEYSGGTNPNQDDGDSGGDDSGGDDSGGDDSGGDDTPDDGGNTPKPTANAGQDVLVRESGAVRLSGAAGGVTGASLAWAQTAGPSVSLSSTTSAQPTFTAPQVGPNGALLTFRLTVSAGGQSVSDTCLVRIMDNDTPQASAGQDQHVQTGASVTLNGSHSRHPQNGAMTYAWEQIGTPAVQLDNPNAATVSFTAPATPAALTFKLTVSTSGSAHATTDICRVFVGMDGTPPLAEAGPVRTAQPGGNVTLDGSASAAQASGSIAYYAWTQVAGTAVDLMDADTDKPYFTAPNSSAWGESLAFEITVTDANGLSSSDQVVVNVLGSLNQTAPKARAGADVVIDGLSEYRPDAAASSDDQTENLAYEWLQIAGSPVAIADPASAAPVIDLADAQGDQDPVFRLRVRDKAGLIGEDELRLVLGEPDAAMDDGQDKDGLDNPDGDGGQSSGGGGGGCVMTSGAGLGLEWVLLAAAALAWRMRRMTIKGGRS; this is translated from the coding sequence ATGAATGCTTTTTTCGCTATAGTCGCGGCCCTGCTCATCCTGCTGGCCCAACCCTTCCAGGCCCAGGCCCTGGAGCCCGAAAAGGAACCACCCAACCCGGAATTTGCGCACATCATGGAGCGCATACGAAACGGCGACCTGGAACCAGGCCTCGTCCCTCTTCCAGTGACCATCAAGCAGAAGCCCATGACCCCCATGGGGCTGCAGATCCTGCGCGCCAACCTGCCCGCCAGCTTCGACCTGCGCAATACCGGCCGGATCACGGCCATCCGCGACCAAGGCAGTTGCGGGGCCTGCTGGTCCTTCGCCACCATGGCCAGCATCGAATCCGCGCTCATGCCAGGAGAATCCCTGGATTTTTCCGAGGACAACCTCAAGAACAACCACGGATTCGACCTGGGACCCTGCGCAGGCGGCAACCACATGATGTCCACGGCCTACCTGGCACGCGGCGCTGGCCCCGTATTGGAGAGCGACGACCCTTACGAAACCGGCAGCACGACCTCGCAGACCATCGCGGCGCGCAAGTGGCTCAGGAACATGGCCTACCTGCCCGCGCGTACCGGATCGTTGGACAACGAGTTCCTCAAGCAGGCGGTCATGGATCACGGCGGCGTCTACACGAGCCACTACACGAGCACCTCGACGAGCCATTACAAGTCGTCCACGGCAGCGCACTACTATTCCGGCACGACCCCGGCCAACCACGCCGTGGTCATCGTGGGCTGGGACGACAATTACCCGGCCGCCAACTTCCCCAGCCCTCCCCCGGGCAACGGCGCGTTCATCATCAAGAACAGCTGGGGCACGAGCTTTGGTGAAAAAGGCTACTTCTACGTCTCCTACTACGACAGCAAGCTCGGTTACGACGGCTCGGCCTACAGCTTCGGCTTCGGCCAGGCCGGCGCGTACTCGCAGATATATCAATATGACACCCTGGGCTGGACATCGACCTACGGCAGCGGATCAAGCCCGTCCTACGGCAACGTGTTTCCCGTCCAGGGCAGCACGGAGCAGGATATCTTCGCCGTGAGCACCTATGCCGCGGCTCCAGCCACCAGCTACACCATCCGCGTGTACAAGAATCCGGCTTCGGGCAGTCCGGTGAACGCTTCCGGCCCAGTGGCCGAAGTCAGCGGCACCTCCGCCGAGTCGGGCTACTTCACCGTGGACCTGCCCACGCCCGTGCGCGTGTCCCCAGGCGAGAAGTTCTCCGTGGTCGTCAAAGTCAGCACGACCTCCGGCACCACATACCTGGTGCCCGTGGAAGCGGCCCAGAGCAACTATTCCTCCAAGGCCACGTCCGCCAGCGGACGCAGCTACATGAGCGGCAACGGCACGTCCTGGACCGACATGGGCCAAAACGGCCGGGACGTGTGCGTCAAGGCCTTTGCCCGCGCTGCGGGCAGCGCCCCGGCCGATCCTGATTCGGATGGCGACGGGCTGGACGACGCCTGGGAGCGCCAGTACTTCGGCGACCTGGCCCAGACCGGGGCCGGCGACTATGAACAGGACGGCCTGAGCAACCTGAAGGAATACGAACTCGGCACCAACCCGGCCAAGGCCGATACCGACGGCGACGGCATGCCCGATGGCTGGGAAGTCACCTACAGCCTCAATCCCAAGAGCAACGATGCCGCCGCCGACTCCGATGGCGACGGCCTGACCAATCTTCAGGAGTATTCCGGAGGAACGAATCCGAACCAGGACGACGGAGACTCGGGCGGTGACGATTCGGGTGGCGACGATTCCGGCGGAGATGATTCCGGTGGTGACGATACCCCGGATGACGGGGGCAATACGCCCAAGCCCACGGCCAACGCGGGGCAGGACGTGCTCGTCCGTGAGAGCGGCGCGGTGCGCCTCTCCGGCGCGGCCGGAGGAGTTACCGGCGCAAGCCTGGCCTGGGCCCAGACCGCCGGCCCCAGTGTGAGCCTATCTAGCACCACGTCGGCCCAGCCGACCTTCACGGCCCCGCAGGTCGGTCCAAACGGAGCACTGCTTACGTTCCGCCTGACGGTCAGCGCCGGCGGCCAAAGCGTTTCGGATACCTGCCTTGTGCGGATCATGGACAATGACACGCCCCAGGCTTCGGCTGGCCAGGACCAGCACGTACAGACCGGCGCGAGCGTTACGCTGAACGGCTCGCACTCGCGCCATCCTCAAAATGGGGCCATGACCTATGCCTGGGAGCAGATCGGCACCCCGGCGGTGCAACTCGACAACCCCAACGCGGCCACGGTTTCGTTCACGGCTCCGGCGACTCCGGCGGCGCTGACCTTCAAGCTCACGGTGAGCACGTCTGGCAGCGCGCATGCCACCACCGACATCTGCCGCGTTTTCGTGGGCATGGACGGCACGCCGCCCCTGGCCGAGGCCGGTCCGGTGCGCACCGCGCAGCCCGGCGGCAACGTGACCCTGGACGGCTCGGCCAGCGCGGCCCAGGCCAGCGGCTCCATCGCCTACTACGCTTGGACCCAGGTCGCCGGCACGGCCGTGGATCTCATGGATGCGGATACGGACAAGCCTTACTTCACGGCCCCGAATTCAAGCGCCTGGGGCGAAAGCCTGGCCTTCGAGATCACCGTGACCGACGCAAACGGCCTGTCCAGCAGCGACCAGGTCGTGGTCAACGTCCTGGGCAGCCTCAACCAGACCGCGCCCAAGGCAAGGGCCGGAGCCGATGTGGTCATCGACGGCCTGAGCGAATACCGACCCGACGCCGCTGCTTCCAGCGACGACCAGACCGAAAACCTGGCTTACGAGTGGCTGCAGATCGCGGGCAGCCCAGTCGCCATAGCTGATCCGGCCTCGGCCGCACCTGTCATCGATCTTGCCGATGCCCAAGGCGACCAGGACCCGGTCTTTCGGCTGCGCGTGCGCGACAAGGCCGGTCTCATCGGCGAGGACGAGCTGCGCCTCGTCCTTGGCGAGCCCGATGCGGCCATGGACGATGGCCAGGACAAGGATGGTCTGGACAATCCGGACGGCGATGGCGGACAATCCTCTGGTGGTGGCGGTGGCGGCTGCGTCATGACCTCGGGCGCCGGTTTGGGCCTGGAGTGGGTCCTGCTGGCCGCCGCGGCCCTGGCATGGCGCATGCGCCGCATGACAATCAAGGGAGGCCGATCATGA
- a CDS encoding class I SAM-dependent methyltransferase, which yields MTYLPDFLDFSASILHQALRPGDLAVDATLGNGRDAVLLAESVGQAGKVFCFDIQEVAIHRARERLAAAGLLERVQIFRAGHERLTEHLPPESQGRVRAATFNLGFLPGSDRRIITRPETTLAALAVLLPFMAPGGIVSIAVYTGHPGGQAEGEAIAAWCGSLAPTIWRVARYEQVNKPVNREVLYLLERLGEKQASAKCLPQTLA from the coding sequence GTGACATACCTCCCAGACTTCCTAGACTTCTCCGCGTCCATCCTGCATCAGGCATTGCGCCCCGGCGATCTGGCCGTGGACGCCACGCTCGGCAACGGCCGTGACGCCGTGCTGCTGGCCGAGAGCGTGGGGCAGGCAGGCAAAGTTTTTTGCTTCGACATCCAGGAGGTGGCCATCCACCGGGCGCGCGAGCGCCTGGCCGCGGCCGGGTTGCTCGAACGCGTGCAGATCTTCCGGGCGGGCCACGAACGTCTGACCGAGCATTTGCCGCCCGAGTCCCAAGGGCGTGTGCGCGCGGCCACATTCAACCTGGGTTTTCTGCCGGGCAGCGACCGCCGCATAATCACCAGGCCTGAAACCACCCTTGCCGCGCTCGCGGTTCTCCTGCCGTTCATGGCTCCTGGCGGAATCGTATCCATCGCCGTGTACACCGGCCATCCCGGCGGCCAAGCCGAAGGCGAGGCAATCGCCGCTTGGTGCGGGTCCCTGGCCCCGACCATCTGGCGGGTCGCACGCTACGAGCAGGTCAACAAGCCCGTAAACCGTGAAGTGCTTTATCTGCTGGAACGCCTTGGCGAAAAGCAGGCAAGCGCAAAATGCCTGCCGCAAACCCTTGCCTGA